cgtgtggctgaaaccgattcatgacgccctatgcaaacgtgcaaacatggtcaatcaattaatcaaaacaacaaacgttcgctttgctaaaaatagctagGTACGCGAACTAGTACGCCGCCGATTACGCTGCTCGGTGAGTTGTTTACCGCTGCCGGTCAATGACCCGCTTGGCTGCGGTTGTACACCGGAGCTGACTCGGTGTTACTCCAGGGTTGACTCGTGGCTGACAActatcagatgtacttcagagtagcttcTTAAGAGTACCTTTAGAGTAGCTCCGATATGGCGTATCCAGAAGTTGGCACTAGTGTAGCACGGAGTTGGCTTCTAGACAGACTATGGATGGAGTAACAGCTAAGTAGCTCTGATATGGTGCATCCACATGGGTTTACTAAGGTGTAGCTACTTGAAGTAGCTTCAGAGTAGCTCCATTAAGGTGTAGCTTCAGGGCTACACCAGGTGTAGCCGCGAAGGTAATCTGCCGCGGTGGTAAACCGTGAatgagaatctggatgtgtaGTTAACATACGTCCTGCAATAAGACCTACATGTACCAAGGCTACTATTAAGCTACAAGACATACTGAGCTTTGAAGAAGACTCATTAAAACAGACaggaaacaacattttgaattgggtttttttgttgccaaattaACATCTGGTTTATTTTTGTTATCAAATAACTCCTGGTTTAGCGTTTTATTTACCTGCTTGATCTACCTATTTATACCAATCAAACATGTCATGTTTTAGGAATTCCAACCAAGTTGCTTTTTTGATGCTTACACTAAAATTGTTATTGTTACAGTTTTAGCAGTTGGTTCAGGTACCAGGAAACTGGAGGTATATAAGAAAGCCAAATTATCCAGGACACTCAGTGTCAAAGGTCGTCTTGGGTTTGCTACAGACTCACATGATCCAGAAGGAAAGATCTGGGAAAAGACCACCTATAGTAAGTTGATTTTgcttttaaatggaatggaaTGGGAACACGTAGCcaatataaaatgttaaatattCACATGAAAAATGTGTTGAAGCTCAAAGAAATTGTTCTACATTCACTTTGACTTAATGAGATCTGAAATGTTGAGAATAAAAGTGCCCTACATAGTCCTGAAGGGCCTATGGCATTGAcatttaagatttaaaaaaagaagatataAATGATGATATAAAACATCCATCAATTTAAAGGGCATGGCTCAAtcttgttctgttttctatcttatatTCAGACATACCATTAAAACTAAAtgtttccaagttatgaattaTATTGCTCTGGTGGTTTGATAGAGAACAAAAATGTGTATAataatgccccataggatagtaccgtactgacgcgagtataggcccaccccgtttttggatgaacatttgtcaaaattgggggtgggactatactcaatttcaaaaaaaaaaaaaaattattttaagttttttattttttcggttttgtagtgtccctggacctagacctaaatgctaggatcattcatggttgacctaaaaaaattgaaaaaaaaaaaaaaaaaaaaatcaagatgttttgtatttttaatatgaaaattgataatttgtattcatgtcatagtctattaatgatttcaaaatgcattgaatttgaatgcattttgaaatcattaaggtggctgtgtactctcagacatgcatgtagaaaagtgcaataactttgtaattattcacataaaacatataaaagtatacatttttatgaaggcaagacatcaataaatcttaatataaatacagatttggggtaaaaacaacaattttgaagaaaatcacaaaaagtgagtttttggcaatatttgttaggtacatcataacaaaaaacactctttccaaaatattttattttgtttttagctcaatcttgaggctccattccaaaaacgttttttttttattttttgatattggccttattttttgagatattgaccatataaggcatcaaaatgaactttttaaaattcaaaacgcctatttgcacaaaatgatgcccaaaatcggatatagaccaaaatataaaaaatgagaaatacGTTTCTTTAGTCGATCAAGCTTTTTACAATGagcatatttgcttacctatagatgctgtatttattgagttatcgtagtacctaaatcgtcattttaccgagaaaatgaacattgaaataatggccgttgaagtttaaagtggtcacattttgcactttcatcgaatctcacaggagaatgcgacagttttcgttttttttttttttattacgtgaacatcgggtaaatccacagccccttgagaagtttgagcgaaatccattcataacttgatatttaaatcgggggtaagaacttgaaaaaacccacattttatcagctaaaacggagccatttgaccactaggtttttgtgaaatcagtgcttccgtggtgtttccataagatgcgccacgcatgcagataagcgtcagcgcATGCGTCAGCGTATTTTaagtgcgttaacaaattgcgcgatacgcaacgcgatgagttgttgcgcagcgtgtaccttgctggtacaacaaagattttctttccttttcaatttcaaacacgagtggaatagtgaaataaaatccttaaaatattgcagttggagtttacaaatctggattttcattccttgtatttataaaaaacataacaaggtacaaacatatcataaaaacttttgagaaagaaacaatggctagagtacacagccgcattaatagagtatgacatgaatacaaagtatcaattttcatattaaaaatacaaaacatcttgaattttttttatatttttttttaggtcaaccatgaatgatcctagcatttaggtctaggtcctgggacacttcaaagccgaaaaaataaataactttaaaaaaaaaaaaaaaaaaaaaaaaattggggtgggactttactcaaggtgggactatactcggcgtcagtacggtacatacacttctagtgtggttaccacaattcaacatgtttttgttcacaccatctaaacgaaacatatctcAGGCATTTTTAGTGGGGTaaggagaaaaatatgagctattTTATGATACCAACAGGTCAGTTTTGATGGAGTAAAAAAAGTAAATACCATGGGGTCAGCAAGAATCTCTTATAGATTACAAAAATGGACAATTCTTAATTTGATTACAATTCTTATGTTACCATATGAGATCAGTGATTTAGTtattcatattttaataatttataattaCAGGTTGAAAGAATTGCCAACTCTAAACTGCTATTTTAAAACTTTTACAGATGTAgaatttaaacaataattgtgtcCAAAATCATTGTCAGGATTCTTTTAAGCAGATAGCCAATGTGTGGCTTGTGTGGTTGTGCCGATAAAGCTAGGAAGAAGTCACATTAGTGACATTGCTGTTTTTATTATAGAAGAAAATACCCAATGTTTTAATATTTGATTTGTTTATTAAAACACAGACCATGTAACCAGGGACAAACTGGATTGCATCATAGGAAGTATCCATAGAGAAACACAGAAAACTATTATAAGGTAAGCAAGCTATTATCTCATTATTTAACACAACTCCAAGTCTCCAAGTACCCCCAGTATCCAAAGATAATTTTACAACTGCAATTTAGATCAGTACAAATACCCAGTTTTAAGTAAAAAGAGAAAAGAACAACTGCtagaataaacaaaatacaacattatacattattatgtttgatgaatccaagtgtgtgaaaacattgaatccaaaacataataatgatcaaattgaatgctttacacccaatattggTCTCGCTATAAGTAACAGTCTTGTCCactattttaataaaatattggaaatattttaataaaatattggacgagatgcagtctcatccaatatttagaacttatagctcgaccaataaatatgggatcactcgatccaattttatataagATGCaccaaataaaaattatattccATGGAGTATTTTTTGATCCCCAGTTGTATTGATGCATGCAACAAGCATTGTGTGTGCATTGTGTGACTTACCATTGTTGATTAATTTTAAAGGTTGTAGAAGTTgtgttattatacttagttcaaCTCATAAATGGCAAGACTCATagtcataacatcatggattgttgTAGAATGGTGTGTGCAGCATACATGTATGGGTTAGTTAAGTATAAGTTGGGATGTTACATGTTATTGATGTGTGCAGCAACAAAATCTGAGTAAATTTTACCATTTATAAGTTCAGTAGGTATTTTGTTGATTGATGTTTTACAAATCTTTTCTTTGTGATTTCAGGAATTGTNNNNNNNNNNNNNNNNNNNNNNNNGTCATTAAAATAGAAATAAGAGGGCTATTACATCCTGTTGGTGAAACCCCACCTCTCATTCTCAATGCTaaatgtgtggatttcaaccctCCAGATTTTGAGCTAGGTATGGATTAATTTTAGTGTATTGATTGTAGTTTTGAAAGTCCGAAAGACATGCACTTTACATTTGTACAGTTTACAACAAGTAACTATTAACGTTAATatgtttagttttgaaattgtataataaaattcacattttgttttgttcacCAAAAATTCAGGTGAACCTCTAACagaatattcaaaataatttacattCAAGCATTTTGCTTTTGGCACATAGTTCATTAAGTTAGTTCTGAAAATTTTGCAGGTATGCAGGCATTTCGAAAGTACAAACAGTATATCTGCATAAGATAAGTAGAtagaaacaatttttttaagttGCAAAGTTAAATTGTGCCTAAGGTGGGTGAACTAACATTTTCATTTGACAAGAAAAATGAGTCCAATgtcgaaaatattaaatttcaatatttttacatcAGTTGCTTGCCCTTTCAAAATGCTGTTTTGATGTAAATCCCATGAAAACTGACCTTCCGGTTACCataatttgttaaaaaatagtaagaaactagagtcaatagaatctgggtacacagcgaatagctatctggcaaccatattttgaccttttgaccccaaagtaaacattgacctttcagggtcataaatatttgtaacatgttaagaatgtcgtaagaatcgttcctgttgaatttgagctcgatcaggccaattttaaacatttttttgcaaatttgacgttttgacctccttagtgacctttgaccccaatataaaaaaaacctcatatacaccgagaaaatgcattgttacagtttaaattaaacaaatctactatgcttagttatggagataaaaattcttgaagttatttagcttaaaaccgaaaTGAcgcgtctaaatgacctttgaccaaaaaataaaaataccgtgcatacatcaggtaacactaatgcatatatgaagtttatgtcactctggtctggttacgttttgagataaaaaaaaatgaacatatttgatgatttttggttttttttcggaagcgaccccttaatgacctttgaccccaaaactgtagacaccccaaagaccctggttgatagccatgcatgtgtgctaatgacaatactctgctatgtaatttgtaaaaactgtgattttttgaatatttttagctttcagaccggaaatgacccccttaatgacctttgaccccttatctgtgaacaccctatagacaccgaccaaagtccagtcacatgacctaagcatggcaccatcacatgttatttgtggaagaagatacattttatattaaaaatcgcatttttgccattgtgagcaggtcaaaggtcaaatggagttcaatgtcatgtaacatgtggggacatggtcagtggtgtttgtgaccaagtatggtcaaaatcggtcaaagcatagcagagctagggcgaacgtggcaaatcacgcaaaatgtcacgttttgctaagaaaaaagccaaaaaaatcatgtttttgaccattgcagctaggtcaaaggtcacagccaggtcaaagtcaaatggaagtttTGGagtagcccagtggtcatttgggtcaagtatggttgaaatctgccaatgccttgcggagctagagcttattgccagaaagaaagaagaattggcgAAAGATagaacacagcgaatttgcaaattcgctgtgtaacAACAGAATTTGAGCACATTTTCTGccactcaaaatcaatattagcaaaaTTAGACTCATTCCCTTTGATAGCATCACATGATGGTGTTTTCTACCTTACATATAGACTTATAAACAATCTGATTTCAACTTTTGAGTTTTTCTTCAGCAGTTTGGATATTAGAAGCAAAAGTGTATGTCACAATGGCCATAGTGATCATAGCACAATGGTGGATCAGGATGAAGCTACTACTTTTTAAAACTTTGGTTATAagttataagaaaaatatgaacacctttaacaaaaaagttttttatgtATGTTGCCAAGGTGATGAGCTCAAgttatcattgttttttgtttgtcactTCATTACAGAACTTGAATGTTTATCAGCATCTTCGCAATATCTCCGCTTCATGATTCACGACATCGGTCTTGAACTCAAATCTTCAGCAGTAGCAACACAGATAAGGTGTATAAGAGATGGTCCATTCACACTTGAGCATGCTCTATTAAGAAAACACTGGAAATTACCGTATATCATAGAGGGCATTGCAAAGTGTAGGAACTTGGTAAAACATAGTCAACTTGTGCCACCAGAAGTCCAGCGTCAAGTGTTAGAGATTCAAGAAGGGATTGATGAGTCAGTGAGGCTAATGGAAGGGTCAAATGTCAAGGACTTGGagtaaaggtcaaatgtcatggaATTGGAATAATTTGACTTGATGAGCGATGTTCAGCAATGAGTTAAATTTGCATTTTCCTTTGTACCTTTGTGGTTAAAGGAATAACCAGCAGTGGTATTATCTCTTTATTGCTATGCTGGTTTTGCCTCTTTACAAAAGATAAAAAATAGTGTTATAAACTCCAATATCATCTTCAAAAACATGACATTGTTCACCACCTGTATGCAAGTGTACTTTAATATCCTCCTCTATGCAAAAGTATGATGTTAAAACTAGGTTTACGTATTCATTGTATGTTATAGTACATATCGATCAAAAAAGTTTGGCCTGACGGATACTTGCATTAATTTGATCAACTTTAAAGAGTACTAATTATTATACGTTCCAGTTACGGTGACATCTTGTGACGTCACAATGGACAAATTCCATACATTGTCAGAGGTAAATTGTGTGTatgaatgcaatggagcaaataaatctgcataaatgagtaaataaataaacaaataaatacagttttgatttgctaagaattgaacagggTACCCCCACACCTCTAGGTATCATTGAAGCTGGAACAGatatatgttacatttttgccTGTGCcttttttatttcactttttaatACGGCAGACCATTTTCCGACTCACTATTCAGAAATATATTGTCATTGTTGTCACACAAAAGACATCAACATTGTCATCtattatatttattttcacaTGCCTcattatattgggctattccagttcaaagcCATacttcccctatggaagacatgaccttaatctcccacacagggagtgtgaatttcaaatggggttacctgactccttttgaaattcacactccctatgtgggagattaaggtcatgtcttccatagggggtttttGGATATCAACTGGAGTAGACCATTATTCACTTATAACTTGATCTGTGCTTTAATTTTTGGATGAGAGTAATGATTGTGTAAATGTTGATATAGAATCGGAGGTAAATTATGAAAAAGGTACTTctttgaaataaatttgattattttatgaCATCAGATTTTGCTACCTTGACTTTACTGAAGCTGGATTTATATTATTGATGTAGTCCatatatctaccttgagtcaccagcactagctttgaagttcagcgtgttctgtcaACTTCTGTGTTAGTTAGCATTACTTGGggtgtgtacatacttttacacaCGCGATCAATGTGCcgcatacacacacaaaaaaacatgctaagccaacgcagcacacgctgaacttcaaagctagcatcggtgactcgaggtagattaTATAGCCTATAGTGATGAACAACTGGTTTACCAATGAAATGGAGTGTTGTTCTACCCAAAGTAAGATGTAAACATCGATCTCATTGGTCATTATTTCAGCCATTTATCACCATTGATGTGATTAGAGTATACATGCAGTTTGACTCATTTAAAAATTAGAATTCTCACCACAAAATGTACTGTTTATTTTCCTGTTTTATTACCGATGATCTATTGCAATTAAGAAAGAATAGTATGTTAGTAACAATTACAACTTAAACTTAGGCACAAAAGAAAGAGGTTTGATTGGCACAACAAGCCAAACAAATTAAGGTTGCCCAGTCAGTTTTTGTACTGTCTTGTTTCTACGGCAATCATTAATGTTCTGGGCTGTGTTCCAAATAATATGTACAATACACATAATTTGGAATCGAAATACCTTCCAAAAGTACACATAATTAAAATATGCATGCCACTGACATCCATGTAAGGTAGAAAACAGCAAAACATGACATAAAAAAATCAGACCAAGTTATAAATACAtctataaaataaataggaatagCCAAGTTAGAAACTTGAAGTTGTTCATACGTGTAGATTAAATACAAAATTGATTTATATTTGTCCCCTGTCAGATATGTGCCCTCTTAATTTTTGAGCTGAACAAATAAGGTATAAGAAAGACAATAGCCATTCATTCAATTTCCAGCACCTATCTCATCTATGCCGATTGGTGGaggtgttatgaacatcacagAGTTTCATACAAGAATGTTTAAATAAGACTTATAACATAACAAAGTAATATCTGCTCATGAGGAATTTATTGGCCCCTGAGGTGTACTGGAGACGGAGATTTTTGACTCACTACACATTAAAACCCGGGGTTTTAATGAAATTCTGCATATGTGGCGAGTTGCGCCGCGGCATCGAGGTCATACATGCTCAGAGGCTTTTGACTCCGCAGCAAAATAGttcaaactatttttggtcatgtgatgcaGTTTTAACCAATTAGTGAGCAGAATATATTTATGAAGGATATAATACACAATATTCCCATGAGTAAGGAGCCATCAAGTTCGATTAATATTTTTAATCGTATGAGACTCATTGAGTAAAATGATATGTTCCGTCCTTTTATTACAAATCTCCGATTTTGTCACAAGTAAggccttgatttttgcaaggtatatatacatatatattaatTCATTACAGTACATAACAATCATGTAAAAGTTAGAATATTTAACAAAAATAAGGGAGtcctcagtaaatgttacaaTTATATTGCTTTACCTAAGCTACAAGGTGCTGTATACCGTATCAATTGTAACATGATTTTGGAAGTAGGAAATTTTAAGGTTTTGTTACTTGCACCAATAAATACACACACATAATTCATATTTTCATCAAGGCACAATGTCAAGGTGGGCAAATAACTGTATTAAGTATGTCAGAacttatatatttcttttaaaaaaagaagaCTTACAAGAATGTTGGCTTTTGCAAATTACAGTTTAAGTGTACAGTGATCGTTGTAATTAATTTCATCAACACTAAAAAAAACactgattaaataaataaatatttgaacacTTCTCAGTGCATTTAACAAAATTGAAGCTATAATCTTGATTGTTCCTTTGAACTTAGTCTAAATTATTTCATCATTTCCCAAATCCAGATTTTTTGCCCAAGAGAAACAAGAAGTTGTGGGTGAGAGTCTGTTATACACTCCCCATCTCACACTGCAATGTACACCTTGTGTAATTCTCATCTGTGGACATGCATTTAAAAGTGGGTTTGGTTTAAAAATGTCATGCCTGCGGAAAAGTAATATGAACATTTGAATGATGACTATGTGAATGATGACAGTGAATCTGGATTGATTGGGGAGGGCTTCAAAAGGCATAGGGGAAAAGGTCTCAATTACAAAATAAGCTGCTACTTTGAATATCACCAACCTTTTCTGCCATAGTGGTTTATCATGCATGGAGACCAATAAAAGTGTACTTCTGGCATTTTGACAAAAGCCTGATATAGAATGATAATTTCAGCACAATGCACTTCTCACACAACACAAACAAGCACATTCAAATTACCAGGCACATGGCAAAAtaacactacaagattcctattgggacTACCTACACAGGTACACTGGCACCAAGGTACCttactggtacacacagagtacctacacagtaccaatgctgctactgcacaggactcaCCAGCAGTGacactgcactggtactacactggtacctGGCTGGAACTCAgtcacagtaccagccaagtaccttagCGACAGTGTACTTGTGCAGGCGGCCCCAGTAGGATTCTTATAGTGAATAAGTGGGTAGACTATTTTGTCgcccatgagcgacacacaagaGTCCGTTATCTTTGGTTATGGCATAGTAGGCCTCTGTATATATGGGACTACTGGGATTTAATACAGGTTTTAAGCAACCCACAAACTTGCTTTCTTTTTCCATGTTATGTTGGACAAGATTAGGCATAGGAATGTACATCTAACTATTATATTGCCACATGCCAAAAGGGCATAACTGACATACTCAAGCTAAATCAATTTTTATGAAAGTGCCAGTTATGCTCTTTTGATATGGGGCAAGATATAGTACACATTACTAGAAGATATGATACATTGAGAGTACATTTTTCCTCCTTTTCAAgacaattttagttttaaaataaataagtatttcatgcaagaaggtcctatctgcaatagctgccctatagacatttgacaatttctgcattctatattgtaacACATCTAAGAATATAACATGTGGCAGCTATATCAGATAGGGCTTTCCTGCCATAAGCCCTCAACATGCACAATGAATTAATATCTTAACCttcaaatatatacatattatttattctatcacatgattaatgtacaaaattaatattgtCATAATTAATATGTGGTGCAACTTACTGATTGAAATAGAATGGTAAAAATATAGCATACTGTTTGTGTCTAGTCAAGTTTATCCCAAAGATggcattttctttttcaaaattaaattcaGCAATTTAAGTATAAAAGTTCAGTACTACATGAAAGACACACAAGGCactgcaaaatatattttctttGGTATTACTTTGAAAAAGTTTTTTCTTGTTTATTATGGGCTGAAAATCTTAGCAATCTTGCCAATAGTTTGTAATTAAGCCCTTCGGCAATAGAACCAAAtgagtttgatctttcgatcaacCATCGATTAAGAGGTTAAActgtgcatcggttatttggagggcattgtgaaaatcgaaacattttgcctttgaaactgagggatattccgaggtccaaatcAAAATGCACAATGCCTGACATTTTACTGATGCAAAGTTTAATATTAAACTCATTCATAACTGTCtctctttcatctcttcactttacaaaataacacaaaattcaaTTATTGACTATTGTAAATTGTCATTGCATATAAATCTTTGCTTGTAATGATATCAATCAAAACAAATGTAGTTGATAgttccaaagatcga
Above is a genomic segment from Amphiura filiformis chromosome 17, Afil_fr2py, whole genome shotgun sequence containing:
- the LOC140137324 gene encoding pseudouridylate synthase TRUB2, mitochondrial-like; translation: MNSLVKQGPESAYKVWGKVQGLLAVYKPADLSTKDVINTIETAVLQGLNQLKQRPQKTLVKIVQDETSVAQGNSNVLMAVKVASLADHPLVAGPRYTRIKTASSAKGIDRKSTGVMVLAVGSGTRKLEVYKKAKLSRTLSVKGRLGFATDSHDPEGKIWEKTTYNHVTRDKLDCIIGSIHRETQKTIIRGLLHPVGETPPLILNAKCVDFNPPDFELELECLSASSQYLRFMIHDIGLELKSSAVATQIRCIRDGPFTLEHALLRKHWKLPYIIEGIAKCRNLVKHSQLVPPEVQRQVLEIQEGIDESVRLMEGSNVKDLE